The sequence CCGAAAGCCGCAGGTTGCGCGAGGAAAGCGCCAGCCCGTCCCCCTCGCGCACCGTCCCGCAGCCGATCACCTCGATGGGAATGTCGAGGTCGCGGGCCATGCGGCGGACCACCTGCAACTGCTGGAAGTCCTTTTCCCCGAAAAAGGCCACATCCGCCCCGGTCTGCAGGAACAGCTTGGCCACGACCGTGGCGACCCCGTCGAAATGGCCGGGGCGATGGGCGCCGCAAAGCCCCTCGGTCACGCCGTGGACCGAGACGGTGGTGGCGAAGCCCGGCGGATAGATTTCCCCGGCCGCCGGGGCATAAAGCAGATGCGCCCCGGTCGGCCCCAGCTTGGCAGCATCCTCTCCTTCCGTGCGGGGATAGGCGGCGAGGTCGGCGGTGCTGTTGAACTGGCGCGGGTTGACGAAAAGCGTGACCACCACCCGGTCGGCGCGGGAAAGCGCCGCGCGGACGAGGCTCAGGTGGCCGTCGTGCAGGGCGCCCATGGTGGGGACGACGGCGATAGTCGCGCCCTCGGATCTCCAGCGGGCGGTGATGGCGCGCAACTCGGCAAGGGTGGAGACGATCGGGACGCTCATTGCGCGGGTTCGTCGCCGAAGGCGTGTTCCGGCGCAGGGAAGCGGCGGGCGCGGACATCCTCGGCGTAAGCGGCGATGGCGCTGCCGGCGTCGCGGCCAAGCTCGGCATAGCGGCGCACGAACTTCGGGCGGAAGTCCTCGAACAATCCCAGCATGTCGTCGATGACGAGGATCTGGCCATCGCAGGCGGCGGACGCCCCGATGCCGATGGTGGGGATCGGGATGGCTTCGGTGATGCGGCGGGCCAGCCCCTCGGGCACCTTTTCCAGCACCAGCGAAAAGGCCCCTGCCCCGGCCAGCGCCGCCGCCTCGGCGGCGATCCGGTCGGCGTCCCCGCCCCGCCCCTGCACCTTGTAGCCGCCAAGCGTGTGGACCGCCTGCGGCGTCAGCCCGACATGGGCCATGACGGGGATGCCCCGCGCGGTCAGGAAGCCCACGGTTCCGGCCATCCCGGCGCCGCCTTCCAGCTTGACCGCCCCCGCCCCGGTTTCCGCCATCAGCCGGGCGGCGTTGCGGAAGGCCTGCTGCGGGTCTTCCTCGTAGGAACCGAAGGGCATGTCGATCACCATCAGCGCGCGGTCCAGGCCCCGCCGGACGGCCTGCCCGTGCAGGATCATCATCTCCATCGTGACGCCAAGGGTGGATGGCAGCCCGTGCAGCACCATGCCGAGGCTGTCGCCGACCAGAACGAGGTCGCAATGCCGGTCCACCAGCCGCGCCATGGGGGTCGTGTAGGCGGTCAGGCAGGCAATGGGATCGCCCCCCTTGCGCGCCAGGATGTCGGGCGGCGTGATCGCCCGGATGGCTGCCGCTACGCTCATGCCTGCCTGTCCTTTCCCGCCGGATTTCCCGCCCCGCGCAGGGCTGGAATGCGTCCTTCGACCCATGCCGGGAATATACGACAAGGCGCGGAATGGAACCCGCATCATGCCGCGCCTGACGGTCCTGTGCCGCAAGAAGGTTGTTTTCCAAGGCTTCCCGGTATAGGACCCGCCGGGTTCGCAGGTCCCGGACGCTCCTCCTGATGCGTCCTGCCCGCTCGTGATCCGATGCGATTGCAGGGTAGCGCCGCACTTCGGTGTGGGGCCTTCATTCATGTGCCGCCGGTCATCCGGCCGGCGCCGATCAGGGTTGAAGACGGAGCCACATGCAGGATTCAAAGCTGGCGGTAAGCCAGGTCTACAAGGTGTTCGGCAATGACGCCGACGGCGCCTTGCGCCTGCTGCAGCAGGGGAAAAGCAAGCAGGAGATCCTCGCCCAGACCGGCGCGACCGTGGGCGTCCAGGACGCCTCGTTCAGCGTGAAGGAAGGCGAGATCTTCGTGGTCATGGGCCTGTCCGGCTCGGGCAAGTCCACGCTGGTACGGATGCTGAACGGGCTGATTGCGCCCACCGCAGGCCAGATCCTCATCGACGGAGAGGACGTGGCAAGCGCCAGCCCCGCCGCGCTGCGCCGCATCCGGCGCGAGAAGATCTCGATGATCTTCCAGCATTTCGCCCTGTTCCCGCATTGGACGCTGGCCGACAACGTGGCCTACGGGCTGAAGATCACCGGGGTTCCGAAGGACCGGCGCCGCGCCCGCGCGCTTGAGGTTCTGGAGCAGGTCGGGCTCGCGCCCTGGGCCGACAGCCTGCCCTCCGACCTGTCGGGCGGGATGCAGCAGCGTGTCGGCCTTGCGCGCGGGCTCGCCGCCGGATCGGACATCCTGCTGATGGACGAACCTTTTGGCGCGCTGGACCCGCTGATCCGGCGCGAGATGCAGACCGAACTGCTGAACCTGCAGCAGAAGCTGAAGAAGACCATCGTCTTCATCACCCATGACCTGAACGAGGCGCTGCTGCTGGGCAACCGCATCGCCATCATGAAGGACGGCCGCATCGTCCAGATCGGCACCGCGCAGGAAATCGTGACCGCCCCCGCCGATGATTACGTCGCGGCCTTCGTGGCAGACATCGACCGCGGCCGCGTCTTCACCGCCGACGACGTGTCAAGCCCGGCCACGACCCTGCAGCTTCGCCAGACCAGCGTCCGCGACGCCCTGCGGATGATGGAACAGGGGGGCAGCAACGCCCTTTACGTCATGGACGGACTGCGGGTCGCGGGCGTCGTAACCTATCAGCAGCTCGCCGCCTCGGAAATGGACCCCAGCCCTACGACGACGCTGCAAGAGGCGCTGATCACCGACTTCCCCACCGCCGACGCCACGACCAGTCTCAGCGACCTTTACGGCGCGGCCGGTTCCGGCCTGCCGATCGCCGTCACCGACGACCGCGAGCGGCTGGTGGGCGTGGTCGAACCGTCGGACGTGCTGGCGCATCTGTCGGGCGATGCCGGCGCCGAAATCCCCCAGGACAAGGAGCAAGCCCATGCTCAGCCCCGCTGACATCGTGACCCTGCCCTTCGATGACTGGGTGAACGCCTTTGTCCGGGGCTGGCTGGTCCCGAACTTCCGGCCCTTCTTCCGCGCGGCGCAGGTGCCGATCACCTCGGTCCTCGGCTGGCTGGAGGCCCTGTTCCTTGCGGTGCCGATGCTGGTGACGACGGCGCTGTTCGCGGGGGCGGCATGGAAGACTGCCGGGCGCGGGATGGCGATCTTCACCATCCTCGGCTTCGCCTTCGTGGACATGATCGGCCTCTGGGGCGAAACGATGACCACGCTGGCGATGATCGTGACCTCGGTCTTCTTCTGCGCCGTCATCGGCATCCCGGCGGGCATCCTCGCCGCGCGTTCGGACCTCGCGTGGAAGATCATGCGGCCCGTTCTGGACGTGATGCAGACGATCCCGTCCTTCGTCTATCTGGTGCCGATCGTGATGCTGTTCGGCGTCGGCATGGCGCCGGGCATCATCGCCACCATCGTCTTCGCCCTGCCCCCCATCGTGCGGCTGACCAACCTCGGCATCCGCAACGTCCGCGCCGACCTGATCGAGGCGGCCGAGGCCTTCGGCTCCACCCGCTGGCAGATGCTGTGGGACCTGCAGCTTCCGCTGGCGATGCGGACGATCATGGCGGGGCTGAACCAGACGCTGATGATGGCGCTGTCGATGGTCGTCATCGCGGCGCTGATCGGTGGCGGCGGCCTCGGCCTTGTCGTCAACACCGGCCTTGGCCGCATGGACGTGGGCGGCGCGACCGCGGGCGGCGTCGGCATCGTGGTCCTTGCCATCGTGCTGGACCGCATCACCCAGGGGCTGGCCGAGCGGTCAGGCGTCCGCCGCGCCTCGTTGCGCCAGCGGATTTCGGGCCTTTTCCGCCCGCAGGCCGTGCCGGCGCCCGTGCCTGAAACCCGGAAGGCAGGCTGAACCTGCCTCTTTCGCATGGCGGGCCGACCGTTGGCCCGTCCATCCGCAAATCGAAACAAGAGAAAAGGAGACCCGGATGATGTCCCGTCTCAAGCTTCCCCTGATCGCGACTGCCGCAGTGGCGCTGTTGTCCGCCATGCCGGCGCAGGCCCAGAACCAGGACCGCCCCGGCGAGGGCCAGTCGATCACCATGGCCCGCCCAAGCTGGGACACCGGCTGGTTCCAGACCGAGATCTTCAGCCAGGTGCTGCGCGAACTCGGCTACGAGGTGTCCCAGCCGATGACGCTGGACAACCCCGCCTTCTACCAGTCGGTCGCCTATGGCGACGTGACCATGTGGGTGGACGGCTATTTCCCCGGCCACACCACCTACAGCCCGTTTTATGAAAGCGGGGCCGAGGTCGTCGGCGTGGTCGCGCCCCGCGGATCGATCGAGGGCTATCTGGTGGACAAGGCCGCGGCCGAGCGGCTGGGGATCACCTCGGTCGAGGATTTCAAGCGCGACGAGGTCAAGGAAGCCTTCGACCGCGACGGCGATGGCCGCGCGGACCTGGTGGCCTGCCCGCCCGGCTGGGCCTGCGAGATGGTGCTGGAACATCACATCGAGGCCTATGACCTGCGCGACCACGTGAACCCGATCAAGGCGGGCTATGCCGCCGCCATGGCCGACGCGGTCGCGGCCCATGGCGCGGGTGAGCCGGTGTTCTTCTACACCTGGACGCCCAACTGGACGGTGAACGAACTGGTGCCCGGCGAGGACGTGGTCTGGATCGAGGTTCCCGAAGTGGACCTGCCTGCCGACCTGATGCACCTGGCGGATTCCGCCACCAGTCCGGGGATCGAGGGCTGCGTCAGCGATCCCTGCCGGCTGGGCTTTCCGGCCAACGACATCTCCTCGGTCGTGAACACGGCCTTCCTGGACGAGAACCCGGCCGTGCGGGCGCTGCTGGAAGCCGCCGAGATCCCGGCGGCCGAAATGTCGGCGCAGAGCGCGAAGATGAACGCGGGCGACACCGACATCGTGGCCCATGCCACCGCATGGATCGCGGAAAACCGCGCCACCGTGGACGGCTGGCTGGAACAGGCCCGCGCCGCCGCGCGCTGACCCGACAGACAGGATGCACGGAACAGCGGGCGCCGGGAAACCTGCGCCCGTTTTCGTCACGGGCCGGAATGGAACCGCCGGGCAGGTTCGGGCGCTGGGGTTCATCCAATGCCCGCTCGCCATTTCGTGAGGAGCGGTGAACGGGCATCCACCTGCGGAAAGGAACAGGCCCCATGGTCGTGTTGCACTGCGCCGTTGCGATCCTGCTGGTCATCCTTCTCATCATCCGCATGCGGGTGGACCCGGTCATCGCGCTGGTGCTGGGTTCGCTTTACCTCGGGCTCGCCTCGGGGGTGGGTTTCACCGGGACGCTGGCCGCGATCACCTCGGGCTTCGGCGAGATCATGGCCAAGGTCGGGCTGCTGATCGGCTTCGGGGTGCTGATCGGCTCGCTTCTGCACGCGACAGGGGCCTTCAAGCGCATCGTCACGGTGCTGGTCGCAGGCGTCGGGCCACGGCGGCTGCCCTATGCCATGGCGGCGGTCATGTCGACGATCTTCCCCTCGATCTATGTCGATGTGCAGGTGGTGCTGGCCTCGCCGGTCGCCCGCGCGGTTGCGCCCCATGTCGGGCGGACCGGCCTGCCGCTGCTGGCGGGGGCCATCGGCACGGGCATCTTCTCGGGCTATGTCTTCGTGGTGCCGGGGCTGGCCGTGCTGCTGATCGCAGGCCAAGTGGATGTGAGCCTCGGGGCCTGGCTGTTCTGGGGCCTGATCCTCGGGCTTTCCACCGCGCTGCTGACGACCTTCCTGTTCCAGATGCTGCTGCGGACGCGCTACTGGAAACCCGTCTCGGACGAGGACCCCGACGACGCGATGGAGGAGGTCGAGGCGCATGACCGCGCGGTCGAGGAGGTGCGGGACGTGAACATCCCCAGCCTGCCCATGTCGGTCGCGCCCATCCTTGTGCCGCTGCTGATGATCGCCTTCGGGGCCTTCGCCGACCTTGCGGGCATCACCAACGACTTCATCGATTTCATCGGCAACGCGAATCTGGCGCTGTTCGTCGGGCTGCTCTGGGCCTATCTGCAGGCCCGCCGGTCCATCGGGATCGAGCGCAGCAACGCGGCGGTGTCCGAGGGCTTCCATACCAGCGGCGAAATCCTGCTGATCACCGGGGTCGGCGGCTCGCTTGGCGAGGTCATCGGCGCCTCGGGCATGGGCGAGGCATTGGCGGGTCTGTTCTCGGCTGACGCCAGCGGGTCGGTCCTGCTCAGCATCCTGCTGGCGTGGTTCATCGCGGCGGTGCTGCACCTGGCCATCGGCTCGGTCTCGGTGGCGGCGCTGACGGCCGCGGGCATCATCGGGCCGATCATCCCGCAGCTTTCCGTCTCGCCGGTGGTGATCGGCCTCGCCATCGCTTCGGGGTCGCTGTTCGCGGTCCATGTGAACAGCAACTTCTTCTGGATGTTCAAGGCGTTGCTGGGTCTCTCCACCTCGGGCGCGCTGAAGACGCTGACGGTCGTCACCTCGCTGGCGTCGCTGGTATCCCTGCCCATGGTGTTCCTCGTGAGCCTGGTTCTCTAGAGCCTCGCTCCGCGTCTGTTCCCGGCGCATTTCCCGTCACCGCAGCCGCTCGGCAACCCGCCCCTTCCAAGGTGGCGGGGCGCTGGCGGTTGTCGGATTCAGGCGAGGATTCCCTTCGACGATCTGGCATAGTCCGGCCGCTTGAAGGGAAGATAACAAATCATTGAGAATCACAACCGCAGGTTGTAAGCGTTCTCTTGCCGATGCTTCGGCGAAGCTACGCCGAGCGGATTTCCCCCATGCTGACAAGGTGATGGGGTGTGCCGTAACCCCTCCGCCGGCACTATCACAAAGGGAACCTGCTGAATCATGGCAGCAAGAGCAAAACCGGGACAGTTGGGCATGGCGACTCCGTTCGGAGAGTTGCTGGGACGTTCCACGGCAGAGATGAATGCCGAAATCGACGACTATGTGGCGCTCGGCGTCGACTGGGTGCGCTTGGACATCCACTGGAGCCTTGTCCAGCCCCGCGCCAACGGCAGCTTTGAATGGTCGCAGGTGGACAAGGTCTTCAACGCCCTTGACGCCAAGGGGATCAAGGTCACGGCGGTGCTGAACAACACCCCGAACTGGGTGGGCGACAACCTGTCCAGCCGCGCCGACCAGGAAGCCTTCGGCCGCTTCGCAGGCGCTGCGGCGCAGCGCTATGACCACATCGTGGACCACTGGGAAGTCCTGAACGAGCAGAACAAGAGCGGGATCACGCCCCAGAACTATACAAGGGTGCTGCAGCAGGCGCATGACGCGATCAAGGCGGTGAACGGCGATGACGCTGTCATCACCGGCGGCACCGCGGCGGTCCCCTCGACCGGCAACGGGATGTGGGGCGCGGTCGACTACCTCAAGCAGATGTATGACGCGGGGGCCAAGGACTATTTCGACGCCGTGGGCTACCACCCCTACAGCTTCCCGCTGATGCCCAGCAGCGACAAGTCCTACAACGGCTGGCAGATGATGGAAGACGGCATCCGCAAGACGATGGTGGACAACGGCGACTCGCACAAGCAGGTCTGGATGACCGAGTTCGGCGCCAAGCAGGCGGGCAATGGCCTGACCGTCAGCCAGGGCGACGCGGCGCGGATGCTGCGCGATGCCGTGGACATCGCCGAGGACCTGCCTTGGGCCGGGCCGATCATGTGGTTCTCGTACCAGGATTCCAGCTTCGAGCCGGGCTTCGGCCTGCTGGACGGCAACGGCAACCGCCGCGAGGCCTACTGGGCGTTCAAGGAACTGGGCACCCAGGACGGCGGCTCGGGGCCTGTTTCCTCGCCGCCGCGGGGCGAGACCGAACAGCCCCCGGTTTACGCGGCACCGCCGCCGCAGCAACCGGCCCCCGACTCGGGTTCCGGGTCCGACAACGGCCGGACCATCGAGGGCGGCAGGGGCAACGACGTGCTGCACGGCACCAGCGGCGACGACATCCTGATCGGCCGGGGCGGACAGGACCGCTTCACGGGCGGTTCGGGCCGGGACACCTTCGTGTTCAACGAAACCGGGTCCTATGACCGCATCACCGACTGGGAAAAGGGCGACAGGATCGACCTGCGCGGCCTTGATGCCGATTCCGGGCGCTGGGGTCACCAGGGCTTCGACTTCGTCGGCTCGAACTGGCTGCGGGACGCGGGCGACCTGGGAGTCTACACCAGCCGGGCGCATAACAAGACCTATATCCAGGCCAACACCGACAACGACCGCGAGTTCGAGGTCAACATCGTCCTGGACGGTATCCACCAGCTCAGCGCGTCGGACTTCCTGATCTGATCCGCAGCTTTACAGGATATGGCGGGCGCTGACGACTCCGGCGCCCGCCTTCCCTGCCAGCAGCTCGTTGTAAAGCGCCGTGACCTTGGCCGTCATCTGCGCGGTCGTGTAGCGGGCCAGATAGCGGCGGCGGCCGTTTTCGCCGAAGCGGGCCAGTTCGGCGTCCGAGGTGGCGCGGATCATCGCCACGATCCCCTGCACGTCGTCGGGCTGGAACAGCCGGCCCGTCTCGTTATCGACGACGATGTCCTGCAGCCCGCCCACCTGGCTGGCAAAGACCGCAAGCCCCTGCTGCATCGCCTCGGCGGCGACAAGGCCGAAGCCTTCCCAGCGAGACGGGACCAGCAGCAGGTCGGCCCGGCGATACAGGTCGAAGACCGTCGCGCGGTCCTGCCAGCCGATGATGCGGACGTTGTCAGGGCAGTCCGGCAGCGCCTCGTCCGAGGTGATGCTGCTGCCGATGGCGACGGCCTCGGCATCGTCCCCCAGCTCGCGCATGACCTCGAGGAAGGTGTCGAAGCCCTTCTGCCGGTCGAAGCGCCCGGCGAATGCGATCAGCCGGCGGGCGGGCGCGGGCGTCAGGTAGTCGCCCGCGATCCCGTTCCCCGGAGGCGGGCTGATGCCGTTCTCGATCACCACCAGCCGGTCGGGGGAAATGCCCGCGGCCAGCGCCTCGCGCCGTTCGTGGTCCGAGATGCAGACGATCCGCTCGGTCACGCGGGCCAGCAGCCGTTCCACGAGGGCCGTCGCCCGCCGCATCCGGCTTGAGCCTTCGCGCGAGAAAGCCCAGCCATGCGGGCAATAGACCACATGCGTCCCCTTGGGGATCAGCGGGAAGAAGGCGCGGATCGCGGCGCCGGCGAAGGTCGAATGGATATGCAGGATGTCGGGCCGGGTCCGGCGGACATGGCGCAGCGTCAGCAGCGCCATCCGCAGAAGCGCCCGGACCGAGCCGCGGCGGTGGCGGAAGGTGATGAGGCTGAACCGCGGACCGGACAGCTTCGACAGCGCCTCGCGGTTGATTTCCGGGGTGATGACGTCGATCTGCACATCCGCAAGGCTGTGCAACTGCTCGCCCACCAGTTCCTCGAGATAGGTCACG is a genomic window of Paracoccus sp. MC1862 containing:
- the panC gene encoding pantoate--beta-alanine ligase, with translation MSVPIVSTLAELRAITARWRSEGATIAVVPTMGALHDGHLSLVRAALSRADRVVVTLFVNPRQFNSTADLAAYPRTEGEDAAKLGPTGAHLLYAPAAGEIYPPGFATTVSVHGVTEGLCGAHRPGHFDGVATVVAKLFLQTGADVAFFGEKDFQQLQVVRRMARDLDIPIEVIGCGTVREGDGLALSSRNLRLSAAERAVAPKLAAALFRAARALSGGQAAAPVLAAARAAILAAGFREIEYLELRAEDDLSPLTRADRPARLLAAAWLDDVRLIDNVPVAGAG
- a CDS encoding GntP family permease, producing MVVLHCAVAILLVILLIIRMRVDPVIALVLGSLYLGLASGVGFTGTLAAITSGFGEIMAKVGLLIGFGVLIGSLLHATGAFKRIVTVLVAGVGPRRLPYAMAAVMSTIFPSIYVDVQVVLASPVARAVAPHVGRTGLPLLAGAIGTGIFSGYVFVVPGLAVLLIAGQVDVSLGAWLFWGLILGLSTALLTTFLFQMLLRTRYWKPVSDEDPDDAMEEVEAHDRAVEEVRDVNIPSLPMSVAPILVPLLMIAFGAFADLAGITNDFIDFIGNANLALFVGLLWAYLQARRSIGIERSNAAVSEGFHTSGEILLITGVGGSLGEVIGASGMGEALAGLFSADASGSVLLSILLAWFIAAVLHLAIGSVSVAALTAAGIIGPIIPQLSVSPVVIGLAIASGSLFAVHVNSNFFWMFKALLGLSTSGALKTLTVVTSLASLVSLPMVFLVSLVL
- a CDS encoding glycine betaine/L-proline ABC transporter ATP-binding protein — protein: MQDSKLAVSQVYKVFGNDADGALRLLQQGKSKQEILAQTGATVGVQDASFSVKEGEIFVVMGLSGSGKSTLVRMLNGLIAPTAGQILIDGEDVASASPAALRRIRREKISMIFQHFALFPHWTLADNVAYGLKITGVPKDRRRARALEVLEQVGLAPWADSLPSDLSGGMQQRVGLARGLAAGSDILLMDEPFGALDPLIRREMQTELLNLQQKLKKTIVFITHDLNEALLLGNRIAIMKDGRIVQIGTAQEIVTAPADDYVAAFVADIDRGRVFTADDVSSPATTLQLRQTSVRDALRMMEQGGSNALYVMDGLRVAGVVTYQQLAASEMDPSPTTTLQEALITDFPTADATTSLSDLYGAAGSGLPIAVTDDRERLVGVVEPSDVLAHLSGDAGAEIPQDKEQAHAQPR
- a CDS encoding glycosyltransferase family 4 protein — its product is MRDANPPLHRILHVTEAPLGGVVTYLEELVGEQLHSLADVQIDVITPEINREALSKLSGPRFSLITFRHRRGSVRALLRMALLTLRHVRRTRPDILHIHSTFAGAAIRAFFPLIPKGTHVVYCPHGWAFSREGSSRMRRATALVERLLARVTERIVCISDHERREALAAGISPDRLVVIENGISPPPGNGIAGDYLTPAPARRLIAFAGRFDRQKGFDTFLEVMRELGDDAEAVAIGSSITSDEALPDCPDNVRIIGWQDRATVFDLYRRADLLLVPSRWEGFGLVAAEAMQQGLAVFASQVGGLQDIVVDNETGRLFQPDDVQGIVAMIRATSDAELARFGENGRRRYLARYTTAQMTAKVTALYNELLAGKAGAGVVSARHIL
- the panB gene encoding 3-methyl-2-oxobutanoate hydroxymethyltransferase, coding for MSVAAAIRAITPPDILARKGGDPIACLTAYTTPMARLVDRHCDLVLVGDSLGMVLHGLPSTLGVTMEMMILHGQAVRRGLDRALMVIDMPFGSYEEDPQQAFRNAARLMAETGAGAVKLEGGAGMAGTVGFLTARGIPVMAHVGLTPQAVHTLGGYKVQGRGGDADRIAAEAAALAGAGAFSLVLEKVPEGLARRITEAIPIPTIGIGASAACDGQILVIDDMLGLFEDFRPKFVRRYAELGRDAGSAIAAYAEDVRARRFPAPEHAFGDEPAQ
- a CDS encoding glycosyl hydrolase, with translation MATPFGELLGRSTAEMNAEIDDYVALGVDWVRLDIHWSLVQPRANGSFEWSQVDKVFNALDAKGIKVTAVLNNTPNWVGDNLSSRADQEAFGRFAGAAAQRYDHIVDHWEVLNEQNKSGITPQNYTRVLQQAHDAIKAVNGDDAVITGGTAAVPSTGNGMWGAVDYLKQMYDAGAKDYFDAVGYHPYSFPLMPSSDKSYNGWQMMEDGIRKTMVDNGDSHKQVWMTEFGAKQAGNGLTVSQGDAARMLRDAVDIAEDLPWAGPIMWFSYQDSSFEPGFGLLDGNGNRREAYWAFKELGTQDGGSGPVSSPPRGETEQPPVYAAPPPQQPAPDSGSGSDNGRTIEGGRGNDVLHGTSGDDILIGRGGQDRFTGGSGRDTFVFNETGSYDRITDWEKGDRIDLRGLDADSGRWGHQGFDFVGSNWLRDAGDLGVYTSRAHNKTYIQANTDNDREFEVNIVLDGIHQLSASDFLI
- a CDS encoding proline/glycine betaine ABC transporter permease — encoded protein: MLSPADIVTLPFDDWVNAFVRGWLVPNFRPFFRAAQVPITSVLGWLEALFLAVPMLVTTALFAGAAWKTAGRGMAIFTILGFAFVDMIGLWGETMTTLAMIVTSVFFCAVIGIPAGILAARSDLAWKIMRPVLDVMQTIPSFVYLVPIVMLFGVGMAPGIIATIVFALPPIVRLTNLGIRNVRADLIEAAEAFGSTRWQMLWDLQLPLAMRTIMAGLNQTLMMALSMVVIAALIGGGGLGLVVNTGLGRMDVGGATAGGVGIVVLAIVLDRITQGLAERSGVRRASLRQRISGLFRPQAVPAPVPETRKAG
- the proX gene encoding glycine betaine/L-proline ABC transporter substrate-binding protein ProX; its protein translation is MMSRLKLPLIATAAVALLSAMPAQAQNQDRPGEGQSITMARPSWDTGWFQTEIFSQVLRELGYEVSQPMTLDNPAFYQSVAYGDVTMWVDGYFPGHTTYSPFYESGAEVVGVVAPRGSIEGYLVDKAAAERLGITSVEDFKRDEVKEAFDRDGDGRADLVACPPGWACEMVLEHHIEAYDLRDHVNPIKAGYAAAMADAVAAHGAGEPVFFYTWTPNWTVNELVPGEDVVWIEVPEVDLPADLMHLADSATSPGIEGCVSDPCRLGFPANDISSVVNTAFLDENPAVRALLEAAEIPAAEMSAQSAKMNAGDTDIVAHATAWIAENRATVDGWLEQARAAAR